The DNA window TAAAACGTGCGTCTAACAATAGTGCCGCCGATTAGATTTGGCACACGCAGTGCCCGATCATGGCAGCGGATGAACCAAACCGAGACCAGAGCCAAAGACGCCAATATAGGGCGAGGATCACCAAGGACGCGAATGCGGATAGCCCGCTGCTGATGTGTGAGTTTTGTGGCTACCGCACTAGGATACACTGGAACCTGACGATCCACCGAAGGCGGCACACCGGTGAAAAGCCCTTTAGTTGCGACAGCTGCCAAGCCAGCTTCGCGGCGAGATATCAGTTGAAGACACACTTGGAGCGACACCAGGACATCGGTGAGCGGCGGCGGCGACACATCTGTACTGACTGCAATCTAGGATTCTCCAGCTCGAGAGCTTTGTATCACCATCGTCCACTGCACGAGGATGGAAAGCGGTATAAGTGCTCCCAATGCGACAAGTCTTTTGCCCAGGCCGCAGGATACGCCCAGCACAAGAGGTGGCACCAGCAGAAAAGACAGCGAGCTACAGATGTTAAGAAGAATGTGTAGTATCCTTGATTGTTATTccagaaataaaaattgaaccAAAAGCTAAACGCGCCTTTGAATTTGAATTCCACTGCAGGCGAGAGTGTGACCACACGGTACAATGGCGCAAGTTCAAAAGCTCTGAAAAATCCACTGGGGCAGCATGGCCACACTCCTGTGGAGTCTTTTTTAAGATAACACGGTCAATCGGactagattttttttatattttgtaggtTTTTGACGCAAAAGAAGGTAgtgttcttaaaaaaaaaccaatagtGAGGTTTATTTATGCAACAATACATTCGTGTGATTTATGCGGAAAAAGGTGTCGAAAAAATGCTTTGAGGAAACagaaatatattatttacaaTTAACTGATAATCGATTTCGatattaaacaataaaaagtcACTTAGTATTGacatttattaagtttaaaTTTAGCGCACTTTGAATCCTATCCTACTGTAGGATTTTTTAGTTGGTTTTAAAAGCTTGACGGGGTTTGGTCGGAAATCCGATTCGGCCATCTGGCAACACTGGAACAAATCGCAAAAGGCAAAAAGACGCAATTTATTTAACGCACATTCAGCAAAAATCGCGAGAAAAACTCACAACGGGCAATTGGCGGCGTCGGGAAGTGACAAAAACAGCTGTGGCGGTGGAAAGGGAACTAGAAAAGTATCCGCGGAAAGTGCGAAAGGTCAGCGGAAGAAGCAGACGGCAAGGAGcgtaaagtaaaataaaaattctcagTTGCTacggtgtgcgtgtgtgttgtGTGGATCTAGCTGTCACTTTCTGGCGCGCACTAAAGATATACACAAATCGAGAACGGTGGACACCACCCCCCACCCACTATCTCCATCGCCACCAGTGCCACCCCCCCCCCTGGATGTGTGCGCCCGGTTCCGGTGCCGTTTGCTTACCGTTCTTCCACTGCAGCAGAGCGGCAGAAAGAGTGAGAGTGCCACAGGAGGAGGGAGTGGGACCTGCATCGAGAGAGGCAGCAGGAGCTGAGCAGGAGCCGGTGCCGTTATACAGGTAATGTGGATACTTGGATACATTCAAAAGCTCTGGCGCGcgcgtatgtgtgtgtgtgtgcgtttgtATCTGTGGGCATGCAATTTCTTTTCATGTTTCTTGCACATTTCGTTATTGTGGTTTCCGCCCCCGTCTCCTGTCGCcgtcgccgccgccgccagcCCCCCGCctggttttatttattgccGGTGACTATTCATCCCCGACAGAATTCAACCTTCGATAAGGTTAAAAATTCCAAACAGCCTACAGCTAGTTTCTTGTCTTTCTTCTGGCAGCCCAGAAGAACGGCTGCTGTAATTCAACAGCACCAGCACaagcactaaaaaaaaaataagcccAATCGCCGACAACAACAATAGAAAAAAGCGTCTGCAAACGCAGACATTTGACCTTGTTGGGGAAACGGACAACAATAagaacaataacaacaacgcAGACGACACTCGCCCACGCAGACGATTACATTGCGAGATTCTCGAAATCGCAATCTTGAGGAGAACTGTTAGATTACCAACCCATTCCGATTCCCTATCGCACTATGTATGTATTATATAGAGAGAGACCGTTAATGCCGTTAAGTTTGTGGTTACAGATACAGGTCTAGAAGTCTAGTTCCATAATATCCATAGCCTCTTCTTAATCTTCAACAAATGGTCTTCATAAATCAAGTTATTGATTCTAATAAGAATGGCTAGAGATTTCCACAAACTGATTTCGATTCCGGACTcgacagaaacagaaacagaaaccgaaaccgaagcacaaacacacacgcGCTGGCAATTATCACAAACATCGCCGTCACCAGGGTCGGGCTTTTATCAGATCCAGCCGGCTggagcagaagcagaagcagaggcatcagcagtagcagtagccGAAGCCGAAAGCCAAAGCTACAGCCAGGGGAAGTAGGAAAGGGGTTGGGAGGGCCAATCAGACATCATCACACACATGCATGCCAATTATCAGGTTTTAATTGCCACAACACGCactaaaaaatcaaaaaaaaaaaaaaaataaaaacaaactaaactTATATCAAATATTTTAGAGACGCTGACATCAAAAATCATCCAGGAGAAACAGGAAAACAGCGACAAAGAAAAGAAGACGAGGAGAGGTCAGGAGCATTCCAAGGAACACGAGGAGCAGCTGGTGCGGCGGAGCTGAGCCCGGAGAGATCCTGAAATGTTGCCATTCACACCGCAGGTGGTCAAGCGATTATTAGCACTCAAAAAAGGCAGCGAGGACAACAGCGTCGAAGGCAAGTGGTCGGAGAAGGCCGTCAAGAATCTTGTGAAGAAGATAAAGAAGAACTCGCAGTTGGAGGAGCTAGAACGGGCAATATCCACGCAGAACTGCCAGACGCGGTGCGTGACGGTGCCGCGCAGTAAACCCGCACCCGCCGGTGAGCATCTGCGGAAGGGTTTGCCGCACGTCATCTATTGCCGTTTGTGGCGCTGGCCGGATCTCCAGTCTCAGAATGAATTGAAGCCCCTGGACCACTGCGAATACGCCTTCCATCTGCGCAAGGACGAGATCTGCATCAATCCGTATCACTACAAGAAGATAGAGTTGTCGATTCTGGTGCCAAAGTCGTTGCCCACGCCGCCCGATTCCATTGTGGACTATCCGCTGGATAACCATACACACCAGATACCCAACAACACCGACTACAATGCTGCGATAATCCGCAGCGCCTCACTGAGTCCGCCGCAGTATATGGAATTGGGTGGCTCCGGCTCTGGATCCGGTGCTGCCACCTCCAGCTCAACTTCTGGGGCACCATCTTCCTCTCCCTCATCctaccaacagcagcagcagcagcagctgtcTTTCGGCCAGAACATGGACTCGCAATCGAGTGTGCTGAGCGTGGGCAGTAGCATTCCCAACACGGGCACCCCGCCGCCCGGCTACATGAGCGAGGATGGCGATCCGATTGATCCCAATGACAACATGAACATGTCCCGGCTGACGCCGCCCGCCGACGCCGCACCAGTGATGTACCATGAGCCGGCCTTCTGGTGCTCCATCAGCTACTACGAGCTGAATACGCGCGTCGGCGAGACCTTCCACGCCTCGCAGCCCTCAATCACCGTCGACGGCTTCACCGATCCCTCCAACTCGGAGCGCTTCTGTCTCGGCCTACTCTCCAATGTCAACCGCAACGAGGTGGTCGAACAGACACGCCGTCACATCGGCAAGGGTGTGCGGCTCTACTATATCGGCGGCGAGGTGTTCGCCGAGTGCCTGAGCGATTCGTCCATCTTTGTGCAGAGCCCCAATTGCAACCAGCGCTACGGCTGGCATCCGGCCACCGTCTGCAAAATCCCGCCCGGTTGCAACCTGAAGATCTTCAACAATCAGGAGTTCGCCGCCCTGCTGTCCCAGTCCGTGTCGCAGGGATTCGAGGCGGTCTATCAGCTCACGCGCATGTGCACCATCCGGATGTCGTTCGTCAAGGGGTGGGGAGCCGAGTATCGCCGCCAGACGGTCACCTCGACGCCCTGCTGGATCGAGCTGCACCTAAACGGGCCGCTCCAGTGGCTGGATCGCGTCCTCACCCAGATGGGATCGCCGCGGCTGCCGTGCAGTTCCATGTCATAAAGCGGTGACCGATTCCTGTTTTTAAAATGCAAACCACAAAGAGCGGCGAGCGCTGTAGAGTGCTCCCACATCGGAGCTGATCGGAGACCGCAGCCCTCCGAGTATCTGAAGAGTAGCCCTTAAGtcttaaagttttttaaatcgaTTTCAAATGTAcaagattattatttttatttttagtcagtCCTTAAGGAGAAACTATTGTTCAGATGCCCCGTGAAGGCTTGGAGGCGGGAGAAATCGTAGACAAGAAACAATGCCATTTGTCTGGGATTTCTCACGTCCTTTGCTTCGATCCAGATCCGATTTTGGGGCACTGGGGGTGTCGAAACGAGAAACAATGAATGGGAAGTGGTttccaacaaacaaaaaaaaccaagaaaaatTCTGAGAGCACATATGAAATAAGTTCAGGCAAATTATATATACGAGTGGTATAAATGAAAACCCGATACAAGAAAATAGATGcaacagatatatatatatatctatatacaAAGAGCACACATATATCTTTACAGGCGTATATGGGCGTTACAAGTTtaggaatatatacatatatatacatgtatattATGGAACGTACGTGGAAAGTTACATTTTTCGATAAGCTATAAGATGGAGCAGCTccgaaacaatttttttgaaacattttacACACAAAGTGACGAccatagaaataaaaaaaaaaagaaataacacTGAATGAAGCCCCCCCCCCACGGATGATCTGTGTGAGTTGATAACGAGAGAGATTCAAAATTCTTTGTGAAAGAAGCAAAACATACAACGGTGATTTGGAACTAAACAAAAGTAAGAAGGATAACAGCTAAAGGATAAGCGAAACAGGAACTGGGATTTATCAAGCTTGAAGcttacacacacaccaacacacacacactcggaTACCATACATTGCAAATGTACATAAgaccaaaaaaaccaacaagaaAGGATGGATATATCTTCGGGCGgatccgaagttgatatacccttgcagttgagTTGGAAAGATATGGTAGCCCCTGCAAGGGTGTATAACCACACCTCCACAGGACCTCCACTTGATCGAGCATGggatatatatgcatatatatatctgtttATGATGATGGTTGTTAAACGTTTCGATTTTCGCttagtatgtgtgtgttaaaatttgtcaactcccaaaaaaaaccaaaatcggCCGATTAAGCAGCTCTTGTTAGTCGTAATATCCGCAGAATGCgatcgtatatatatatacatgtatgtaAAGCACTTGCCCAACAAAATCACAACTCAGGCCTAGTCTCCATACACCCAGACCTCCCCCCAGAAGAGGTCCAGCTTCAGGAACTGCATTTAAatcttaaagaaaaaaaaaagataccaATATCTGATATACCGATTAgactcgttttttttttttggaaacaaTAGCTCAAGTGTCAATTACAGCAATACATGGCATGTGCATGTATTAGAACCAATTGCAATATGATATAGGGCCGGATTTTGATCGGCAAGTGCACGTTTTTCTTGGGTCTAGATCTTAAGTCTATATATGTAACGAAATTCGCTAGCTTATCTTGACATTTTACCAATTTTAGACCAGCGAGAGCCGAAAGCAGCTTCTGTTTTTGGCTTCATTTCAATATCACCGCTGATTAAAGTTAACTGATTACtgattattataatttcttgAATTGTCATTCGCTGTTACAACCAAAAATAACTATAGTTTAAGTTTTGTCTTTATTGATTCTATTATAATATACCATTATAATACatgatttttttgttgctttaaACTCTCACGCGCCGGCTATCCTGCAGAGGTCTCGGCCTCTTAGCGATAGCCTCCAGTGGGTGGGTATACCGATTCGGTCTCTAGTAGTAAagctaaatttttttttttttattatcgcTAATCATGTAATGTAATCCTTAAGTTATGCCTAAACGAAACAGAACAAACGAACAACAGTCAGCGTCAACAGTCCTCGGATCTGAGAGCCAGAGAACCCAGCAACCCGTACCCGTACCCGCTCCCGTACCGTACATCTATGAAgtataaatacaaatacaaatatatacatatatctaatATGCAAGCATGCAGATAAAGACAAACACAAAtcgtatatttaaataaacactTATATTATTAAACAGAAACCCCTTATAAATGGGAGGAGGGTATGGTATGGAATTATATTCTTTGGAACTGCTTGACTGCTTGTTTGGCAAGCGTCCGATTTCAGGTGGGGATCAGGTTTTCGCCAACGTTTATCTTCAAGATTCATGATTCATGAATACTCCCACCTCACCTCTCTTCGTGCACCTTGAGGTGTTGCTTGAAGTTCGACTTCCGGAGGAAGCGGGCGCCACACAAAGGACACCCGAAGGGCCGCAGCTGGGTGTGGGCGATCTGGTGGTGCTTCAGCTCTGAGGCACTGAAGAAACGCTTGCCGCACTCCGGATGCGGGCAGGCGTAGTCCCGCTGGTTGTAGTGCCGCTTCAGGTGAGTGCTCAGGTAACACTGGTCGGTAAGGACCCGGCCACACACCGGACAGGTGTAGCTGAGGGAGGAGGTCTGCTCCTGCTCCCGGTTTCGGTCCACCGAGTGCCTAAGCTTAGTGTGGATGCGGCGAGCGTGGACCGAGTGGAAGGTGAGATCACAGTTTTCTGCCTGGCAGGGATACGGCTTCTCGCCGGTGTGGAGGCGCCGGTGGACGGATAGGTAATTGGCGTAGCGGAATCCCTTCCCGCAGATGTCGCACTTGTGGGGTCGATCCTCGGTGTGGGTGACTGCGTGGATGCGGAGCTTGTTCAGCTGCCGGAAGCCCTTGCCGCACTCCGGGCATCGGTGGGGCTTCTCGTCCGTGTGGGTCATCTTGTGGATGCGCAGGTTGTAGGCCTCCGAGAACCGACGCCCACACACGTCACAGGTGTGATCGCTCACCGATCCCCGAGAGCGTTTCTTGGCTGGCACTGCCTTCTGACACTTCTGCTCGTCCTGGAACGGGGATGGTTCTATCTGCCCGAAGTCCATCTCGAGGAGATCCAACTCAGGGCTGGAACTAAAGAGCTCTCCCGACAAATCATCATCCAGCTGGGCGAATAGCTTGAACTCCTCCAGGCAAACGCCgtagttgctgttgttgttgtgatcCAACTCCTCCATGGTGGTGGCTTCGCCCTCGTCCGGTTTGCTGAGTT is part of the Drosophila bipectinata strain 14024-0381.07 chromosome XL, DbipHiC1v2, whole genome shotgun sequence genome and encodes:
- the LOC108119523 gene encoding zinc finger protein 660, with the protein product MAADEPNRDQSQRRQYRARITKDANADSPLLMCEFCGYRTRIHWNLTIHRRRHTGEKPFSCDSCQASFAARYQLKTHLERHQDIGERRRRHICTDCNLGFSSSRALYHHRPLHEDGKRYKCSQCDKSFAQAAGYAQHKRWHQQKRQRATDVKKNV
- the Smox gene encoding mothers against decapentaplegic homolog 3, with the translated sequence MLPFTPQVVKRLLALKKGSEDNSVEGKWSEKAVKNLVKKIKKNSQLEELERAISTQNCQTRCVTVPRSKPAPAGEHLRKGLPHVIYCRLWRWPDLQSQNELKPLDHCEYAFHLRKDEICINPYHYKKIELSILVPKSLPTPPDSIVDYPLDNHTHQIPNNTDYNAAIIRSASLSPPQYMELGGSGSGSGAATSSSTSGAPSSSPSSYQQQQQQQLSFGQNMDSQSSVLSVGSSIPNTGTPPPGYMSEDGDPIDPNDNMNMSRLTPPADAAPVMYHEPAFWCSISYYELNTRVGETFHASQPSITVDGFTDPSNSERFCLGLLSNVNRNEVVEQTRRHIGKGVRLYYIGGEVFAECLSDSSIFVQSPNCNQRYGWHPATVCKIPPGCNLKIFNNQEFAALLSQSVSQGFEAVYQLTRMCTIRMSFVKGWGAEYRRQTVTSTPCWIELHLNGPLQWLDRVLTQMGSPRLPCSSMS
- the LOC108119522 gene encoding zinc finger protein 689 is translated as MEELDHNNNSNYGVCLEEFKLFAQLDDDLSGELFSSSPELDLLEMDFGQIEPSPFQDEQKCQKAVPAKKRSRGSVSDHTCDVCGRRFSEAYNLRIHKMTHTDEKPHRCPECGKGFRQLNKLRIHAVTHTEDRPHKCDICGKGFRYANYLSVHRRLHTGEKPYPCQAENCDLTFHSVHARRIHTKLRHSVDRNREQEQTSSLSYTCPVCGRVLTDQCYLSTHLKRHYNQRDYACPHPECGKRFFSASELKHHQIAHTQLRPFGCPLCGARFLRKSNFKQHLKVHEER